A single window of Gossypium hirsutum isolate 1008001.06 chromosome A10, Gossypium_hirsutum_v2.1, whole genome shotgun sequence DNA harbors:
- the LOC107896843 gene encoding acid phosphatase 1, which translates to MVIPAQPIGKSQVSCRHHASCSRHILSIISSPTKPISIFVFGPSCLTMEGFMISEMAKRVRDILSMFVLAIFSKVIGTKLYSRRSAPAEPESEANVCLSWRLAVEANNMPGWSTVPLHCLSHVETYMMGGQYEQDVNYIVEQIESYVSQVVLKGDGCDAWILDIDDTCISNLFYYKDKNYGCDPFDPGGFVAWVMKGECPAIPAILGLFTKLVEGGFKVFLLTGRDQQTLAPATIANLHNQGFIGYHRVIFRNQSFKGKSAVAFKSEVRKQLVEEGYRIWGNVGDQWTDLQGECLGNRTFKIPNPMYCVP; encoded by the exons ATGGTGATACCGGCCCAGCCAATTGGAAAGAGCCAAGTTTCATGTCGACATCATGCTTCTTGTTCACGccatattttatctattatttcaTCACCCACCAAACCTATCTCCATCTTTGTCTTCGGACCTTCATGTCTCACAATG GAAGGGTTTATGATTTCAGAAATGGCGAAGCGGGTGCGAGACATATTATCCATGTTTGTCTTAGCAATATTCTCCAAGGTAATTGGCACAAAGCTGTACTCGAGAAGGAGCGCACCAGCTGAGCCCGAGAGTGAGGCTAACGTGTGCTTGAGCTGGCGTCTGGCGGTGGAAGCTAACAACATGCCGGGATGGAGCACCGTTCCACTTCATTGCCTTAGCCATGTTGAAACTTACATGATGGGTGGACAATACGAGCAGGACGTTAACTACATCGTGGAACAAATAGAGAGTTACGTTAGCCAAGTAGTTTTGAAAGGCGATGGCTGCGATGCCTGGATCCTGGATATTGATGACACCTGCATCTCAAATCTCTTTTACTACAAGGATAAGAATTACGG GTGTGACCCTTTTGATCCTGGGGGTTTCGTGGCGTGGGTAATGAAGGGAGAGTGTCCAGCGATTCCTGCAATACTTGGATTGTTTACCAAGCTGGTGGAGGGTGGATTTAAGGTGTTCCTGCTTACTGGGAGAGACCAACAGACCTTAGCCCCTGCTACCATTGCTAATTTGCATAACCAAGGATTTATCGGCTATCATAGGGTGATTTTTAG GAACCAATCATTCAAAGGGAAAAGTGCAGTGGCGTTCAAGTCAGAAGTTCGAAAGCAATTAGTGGAAGAAGGGTATAGGATATGGGGGAATGTTGGGGACCAATGGACCGATTTGCAAGGGGAATGCTTGGGCAACCGCACTTTCAAAATCCCTAATCCTATGTATTGTGTTCCTTAG